In Geobacter anodireducens, a genomic segment contains:
- a CDS encoding efflux transporter periplasmic adaptor subunit, whose amino-acid sequence MKKRIILTIIGLVTVIAVLGGIKALQIGTMIDHGKKFVPPPETVSTAPVTAESWETALTSVGTLTAVQGVTVAAELPGKVAQIAFEAGAPVTRGALLLRQDTSNEEAQLPGALAEAKLARANLRRSDQLLAEGIIAQADHDSAVATANQAQAQVDNIRATIAKKSIRAPFSGRLGIRQVNLGQILREGDPIVTLQTMDPIYVDFTLPQQQLPQLRKGLTVRVTGDALPGETIEGRVTAINPEVDAESRNIKVQATVANRGETLRPGMFVNVAVGLPVREKVLAIPATAVLYAPYSDSVFVVEDAKDKKGKVLRQQFVRLGTKRGDFVAVTSGLKEGEQVVSTGVFKLRNGQAAVVDNKLAPEFQQAPTPENN is encoded by the coding sequence ATGAAAAAGCGCATCATTCTCACCATCATCGGCCTGGTCACGGTCATTGCCGTGCTGGGCGGCATCAAGGCGCTACAGATCGGCACCATGATCGATCACGGCAAGAAGTTCGTGCCGCCGCCCGAAACGGTTTCAACGGCGCCGGTAACGGCGGAGTCGTGGGAGACGGCCCTCACGTCGGTCGGCACGCTGACCGCGGTGCAGGGGGTCACGGTGGCAGCCGAGCTGCCGGGCAAGGTGGCGCAGATCGCCTTCGAGGCGGGGGCGCCGGTGACCAGGGGAGCCCTGCTCCTGCGCCAGGACACCAGCAACGAGGAGGCCCAGTTGCCGGGCGCCCTGGCCGAGGCGAAACTGGCCCGCGCCAACCTGCGCCGCTCGGACCAGTTGCTGGCGGAGGGGATCATCGCCCAGGCCGACCACGACAGCGCCGTGGCCACGGCAAACCAGGCCCAGGCCCAGGTGGACAACATCCGGGCCACCATTGCCAAGAAATCGATCCGCGCCCCCTTTTCGGGCCGCCTCGGCATCAGGCAGGTGAACCTGGGACAGATCCTGCGGGAGGGAGACCCCATCGTGACGCTCCAGACCATGGACCCCATCTACGTGGACTTCACCCTGCCCCAGCAGCAACTGCCGCAACTGCGCAAGGGGCTGACGGTGCGGGTGACCGGCGATGCCCTGCCCGGCGAGACCATCGAGGGGCGGGTCACCGCCATCAACCCGGAGGTGGATGCCGAATCGCGCAACATCAAGGTCCAGGCCACGGTGGCCAACCGGGGGGAAACGCTGCGCCCCGGCATGTTCGTGAACGTGGCGGTGGGGCTCCCGGTGCGGGAGAAGGTGCTCGCCATCCCGGCCACGGCGGTGCTCTACGCGCCCTACAGCGATTCGGTCTTCGTGGTGGAGGATGCCAAGGACAAGAAGGGGAAGGTGCTGCGCCAGCAGTTCGTGCGCCTCGGCACCAAGCGGGGCGACTTCGTGGCGGTGACCAGCGGGCTCAAGGAAGGCGAGCAGGTGGTGAGCACCGGCGTCTTCAAGCTGCGCAACGGCCAGGCCGCGGTGGTGGACAACAAGCTCGCCCCCGAGTTCCAGCAGGCGCCCACGCCTGAGAACAACTGA